The Synergistota bacterium genome includes a region encoding these proteins:
- a CDS encoding methyl-accepting chemotaxis protein, whose translation MKIRVFALFILTGLFLEFIVIIYFLRGIPWARLSLPLGLAILGVGSGIFGLFWALKDLRFLSRIEALIKLLGSGDIVGVDHALLRRKEGFPQNVRNAILPLLDVFFKLIGNVQRSSEELSHFISLLDKDVEINRKGLKEASNAMNEVSTAADEEAGVAQKVANSIEALASLAQDISSTTSGVRKLSGEAEVLSQEVKEKMGSLLRDIRQVTISNEETAKRVLELAEQMEQINRFVDTLAEIAEQTNLLALNAAIEAARAGESGRGFAVVAEEVRKLATRSRASALDIATLAKEMRGNATSVAAEVTKGAELVKGNLKKGEEVVSSLDRFSQTFSEVSRALDLIDDKVKGQVERLNEIAHESERLASLSQEMAASIQEVTASINEQSTAIEHIEGYVKRLVDVAGRLRNIAGQYTKETWSKETKERMAKESLSVLLKLAETPEFKNLELNRLIPLFDKAFQGHPYIRTPLLVGLNGKIIHADSKLDRNIDWSFRPWFQGALKGEPFVGEPYVSLGTNRPAFAVSCPVRNDKGEIVAVLAANVDDRG comes from the coding sequence TTGAAAATCAGAGTATTCGCTCTATTTATTTTAACAGGTCTTTTTTTAGAGTTTATAGTTATTATTTATTTTTTAAGGGGGATTCCCTGGGCTCGACTGTCGCTACCATTGGGCTTGGCCATCCTGGGTGTAGGTAGCGGTATCTTTGGTCTATTTTGGGCCTTAAAGGATTTAAGGTTTTTGTCTAGGATTGAGGCTCTGATTAAGCTCCTAGGGAGCGGCGATATCGTAGGTGTTGATCACGCTCTTCTCAGAAGGAAGGAGGGGTTCCCTCAAAATGTCAGAAATGCTATCTTACCTCTTCTTGATGTCTTCTTCAAATTAATAGGCAATGTTCAGAGAAGCTCGGAGGAGCTTAGCCACTTTATATCTCTTCTTGATAAAGATGTTGAAATTAACAGGAAAGGGTTGAAGGAGGCATCTAATGCCATGAATGAGGTATCTACTGCCGCTGATGAAGAGGCTGGGGTAGCTCAGAAGGTAGCTAATAGCATAGAGGCTTTAGCTTCTTTGGCACAGGATATATCGAGCACTACATCGGGTGTAAGGAAGTTATCTGGTGAAGCAGAGGTTTTATCTCAAGAGGTTAAGGAAAAGATGGGATCGCTGTTGAGAGATATAAGACAGGTTACAATTTCCAATGAGGAGACCGCTAAAAGGGTGTTGGAGCTCGCTGAGCAAATGGAGCAGATTAATCGTTTTGTCGATACCTTGGCTGAGATAGCTGAGCAAACCAATCTTTTAGCCTTGAACGCTGCTATAGAGGCTGCTCGAGCTGGGGAAAGCGGAAGGGGCTTTGCTGTTGTGGCTGAAGAGGTAAGAAAGCTCGCTACAAGATCGAGAGCTTCGGCTTTGGATATAGCTACGCTAGCTAAGGAGATGAGGGGAAATGCTACATCTGTAGCTGCCGAGGTAACTAAGGGAGCTGAGCTTGTTAAAGGTAACTTGAAAAAGGGTGAAGAGGTTGTATCTTCCTTAGATAGATTTTCCCAAACCTTCTCTGAGGTTTCTAGGGCCTTAGATCTTATAGATGATAAGGTTAAGGGGCAGGTTGAGAGATTAAACGAGATAGCCCATGAGTCTGAAAGGTTGGCCTCCCTTTCTCAAGAGATGGCAGCAAGTATCCAGGAAGTTACCGCTTCCATAAATGAACAGAGCACCGCCATAGAGCATATAGAGGGCTATGTTAAGAGACTTGTTGATGTAGCTGGTCGATTGAGGAATATAGCTGGTCAATATACTAAGGAAACGTGGAGCAAAGAAACCAAGGAGCGCATGGCCAAAGAAAGCTTAAGTGTACTCTTGAAGTTAGCTGAAACTCCAGAGTTTAAAAATCTTGAACTTAATCGTTTAATTCCTCTTTTTGATAAGGCCTTTCAGGGCCATCCTTACATAAGAACGCCCCTTCTTGTTGGTTTAAACGGTAAGATAATCCACGCTGATTCTAAGCTTGATAGGAATATCGATTGGTCTTTTAGGCCCTGGTTCCAAGGCGCTTTGAAGGGTGAGCCCTTTGTTGGGGAGCCCTACGTGAGTTTGGGAACAAATAGACCTGCTTTTGCGGTATCTTGTCCCGTTAGAAATGACAAAGGAGAGATAGTGGCTGTCTTGGCTGCGAATGTAGATGATAGAGGATAA
- the sfsA gene encoding DNA/RNA nuclease SfsA: MIKLFQKLERVSLIDRLNRFTLLVSNDKGDIMKAYLPNSGSLEELLIPGRVILVTQNPGGGLPLRVAGTIDEDGNAIMIDSLKINEIFPAIINNIPSLKGYSISQREVRYKNARFDFLLEKEGEKLILEIKGCTLFTQDVASFPDAPTKRGVKHLKLLSDLQSDLKGGILFLIQKPVKYFLPNFHTDLEFAREIFKAKDKILIEAISLKWDEELNLIEDSISKVEIPWEATKPFLEDKGVYLILMFNEKDKQISFSRGLREKSALFPRGFYIYTGSALKGLSSRIKRHIKKEGKNFWHIDYIKRHMKTLKAITIKSPNKIECEIANELMTIADSYILNFGSSDCNCKSHLLYFQKDPRKMDKFIKTILKFRFDIIKDIVERTSQW, encoded by the coding sequence ATGATAAAGCTATTCCAAAAACTAGAAAGGGTAAGCTTAATAGACAGGTTGAATCGATTTACACTTTTAGTCTCAAACGATAAGGGAGATATTATGAAAGCCTATCTTCCTAATTCAGGTAGCCTAGAGGAGTTATTAATCCCCGGTAGAGTTATATTAGTTACTCAAAATCCCGGTGGAGGACTGCCTCTTAGGGTAGCAGGAACCATAGATGAAGATGGAAACGCAATAATGATAGACTCCTTAAAGATTAATGAGATATTCCCGGCAATTATAAATAATATCCCCTCATTAAAAGGATATAGTATATCCCAAAGAGAGGTGAGATATAAAAACGCAAGATTCGATTTTCTACTAGAGAAAGAGGGAGAAAAGCTTATATTAGAAATTAAGGGATGTACCCTATTTACACAAGATGTGGCATCCTTTCCAGACGCTCCTACTAAAAGAGGAGTCAAACATTTAAAGCTGCTTTCAGACCTGCAATCAGACCTTAAAGGTGGTATCCTCTTTTTAATCCAAAAGCCGGTTAAATATTTCCTGCCTAACTTTCATACAGATTTAGAGTTCGCAAGGGAGATATTCAAGGCAAAGGATAAAATTCTTATAGAAGCTATAAGCTTAAAATGGGATGAAGAGTTAAACCTTATCGAAGATTCCATATCTAAGGTGGAAATCCCCTGGGAAGCAACTAAGCCCTTCTTAGAGGACAAAGGTGTATATCTGATACTCATGTTTAACGAGAAAGATAAACAGATAAGCTTCTCAAGAGGATTAAGGGAAAAATCTGCCCTTTTCCCCAGAGGCTTTTACATATATACCGGTTCAGCGTTAAAGGGACTCTCCTCAAGGATAAAGAGACATATTAAAAAAGAAGGAAAAAACTTCTGGCATATAGATTATATAAAAAGACACATGAAAACTCTAAAAGCTATAACCATAAAAAGCCCTAACAAGATAGAGTGCGAAATAGCTAATGAGCTTATGACAATAGCAGATAGCTACATCCTAAACTTCGGATCAAGCGACTGCAACTGCAAAAGCCACTTACTTTATTTCCAAAAAGATCCAAGAAAAATGGATAAATTTATTAAAACTATATTAAAATTTAGATTCGACATTATAAAAGACATTGTTGAAAGGACTTCGCAATGGTAA
- a CDS encoding aspartate/glutamate racemase family protein, translating to MNRHRVGLIRVLTIENEELLNAHGRMIEKAFPELKVISKCIEDQPNGIYDEETERIAKPKILRLIREFEEKESVEAIIISCAADPAVEEARETSKIPVIGAGSSSAAMALALGKKVGVLNLTEKTPKVFKSILKENLVAEDSPEGVKNTLDLLTDWGKEKALEAAIRLKERGSQVIAFACTGYSTIELAPLLEKEIKIPIVDAVLASGAVTLYALKIFKGR from the coding sequence ATGAATAGACACAGAGTGGGATTAATAAGGGTTCTAACTATAGAAAACGAGGAGCTTTTAAACGCTCATGGCAGAATGATAGAAAAGGCCTTCCCTGAACTTAAAGTTATAAGCAAATGCATAGAGGATCAACCAAATGGAATTTACGATGAAGAAACAGAAAGAATAGCAAAGCCAAAGATTTTACGGTTAATCAGAGAATTCGAGGAAAAGGAAAGCGTTGAAGCTATAATCATAAGCTGTGCTGCGGATCCGGCAGTTGAAGAGGCAAGGGAAACATCGAAGATACCAGTAATAGGCGCAGGGTCTTCCTCTGCTGCAATGGCATTGGCCCTTGGTAAAAAGGTGGGGGTGCTAAACTTAACGGAAAAAACACCGAAGGTTTTCAAAAGCATTTTAAAGGAAAACTTGGTTGCCGAAGATAGCCCCGAAGGAGTTAAAAACACCTTAGATCTCCTAACCGATTGGGGCAAGGAAAAGGCATTGGAAGCCGCCATAAGGTTAAAGGAAAGAGGATCTCAGGTTATAGCTTTCGCCTGCACTGGATATTCAACGATCGAGCTCGCCCCCTTACTGGAGAAAGAGATTAAAATCCCCATAGTAGATGCAGTCTTAGCCTCAGGAGCAGTTACACTTTATGCTTTAAAGATATTTAAAGGTAGGTGA
- a CDS encoding DUF917 family protein, translated as MILKVNEKIAEAAVLGGAFLGGGGGGDLKLGLSHAILALGLGEIVIADIDSLPQDSYIVTASLVGAPAAKERYVLPSHMVKSFELLRETIKLEINGIISSENGGYSTINGWIVSALTGIPIVDAPADGRAHPTGVMGAMGLHKLRDYISIQTAVGGNKDEGRYTEILVKGSLERASRMVREAAVQAGGLVAVTRNPVKREYVKENGAIGGITQAIEIGGLMKKYKDDPYTLSEKIIAYFGEGKIIDKVRIEEVSLKTEGGFDVGKIMVKGEKDSYEITFWNEFMTLESLSGERLGTFPDLISMIEIGSSIPLTSSQAKEGMEALLLVIPKEKILLGSGVKDPEILKGIEKVIGKKIVGGD; from the coding sequence ATGATACTGAAGGTGAATGAAAAAATCGCTGAGGCTGCAGTTTTAGGAGGGGCCTTTCTAGGCGGCGGTGGAGGCGGAGATTTAAAGTTAGGGCTTTCTCACGCCATCTTAGCACTAGGCTTAGGTGAAATAGTAATAGCAGATATAGATAGTTTACCTCAAGATAGCTATATAGTAACTGCATCCTTAGTAGGTGCCCCAGCTGCAAAGGAAAGATACGTACTTCCATCACACATGGTCAAATCCTTCGAGTTGCTAAGGGAAACAATTAAACTTGAAATTAATGGAATAATATCCTCTGAAAACGGTGGATACTCAACTATAAATGGATGGATAGTTTCAGCACTTACCGGTATACCAATAGTAGATGCGCCTGCAGATGGAAGAGCTCATCCAACAGGAGTAATGGGGGCTATGGGATTACACAAACTTAGAGATTATATATCAATCCAAACTGCCGTAGGAGGAAATAAGGATGAGGGAAGATATACAGAAATCCTCGTTAAGGGAAGCCTTGAAAGAGCCTCAAGGATGGTAAGAGAGGCTGCGGTTCAAGCTGGAGGCTTAGTAGCGGTAACAAGAAACCCTGTAAAAAGGGAGTACGTTAAGGAAAACGGAGCTATCGGAGGAATAACACAAGCAATAGAGATCGGAGGGCTTATGAAAAAATACAAAGATGATCCATACACGCTATCAGAGAAGATCATAGCTTACTTCGGCGAAGGAAAAATAATAGACAAGGTAAGAATAGAAGAAGTATCTTTAAAGACCGAGGGAGGCTTCGATGTTGGGAAAATAATGGTTAAAGGGGAAAAAGACAGCTATGAAATAACCTTCTGGAATGAATTTATGACCTTGGAGAGCTTAAGCGGTGAAAGGCTCGGAACCTTCCCAGACCTTATATCCATGATAGAAATTGGGAGCTCTATCCCTCTAACTTCCTCTCAGGCGAAGGAAGGCATGGAAGCGCTTTTACTAGTGATACCAAAAGAGAAAATCCTTCTAGGCTCAGGCGTAAAGGACCCAGAGATTTTAAAAGGGATAGAAAAAGTTATAGGTAAAAAGATAGTAGGAGGCGATTAA
- a CDS encoding DUF1177 domain-containing protein, with protein sequence MLKQVIEAFELLDSAYINGERVKEALNQRGLNNVEVKRISGEKGSTDFIKILIPGKRGKSSGGSAHTLGIIGRLGGIGARPERIGLVSDADGAITAIAVALKLGDMIKNGDVLEGDVIIATHICPNAPTQPHEPVPFMGSPVDMATMNKFEVDPQMDAILSIDTTRGNRIINVRGFAITPTVKEGWILRVSDDLLDIMGYVTGRMPAVVPITMQDITPYGNGIYHLNSIMQPATATNAPVVGVAITAEIPVPGCATGASQAIDIELAGRFCIEVAKGFGRGKVKFYNEEEFKRLIELYGPMNHLQGLGRQCK encoded by the coding sequence ATGCTAAAACAGGTCATTGAGGCATTTGAGCTTCTTGACAGCGCTTATATTAACGGGGAGAGGGTAAAAGAGGCCTTAAACCAGAGGGGTCTTAATAACGTGGAAGTTAAAAGGATCAGCGGAGAAAAGGGCTCTACAGATTTTATAAAGATCCTGATACCTGGTAAAAGAGGAAAATCCTCTGGTGGAAGCGCACATACTTTAGGAATAATAGGAAGGCTTGGAGGCATAGGAGCAAGACCAGAAAGAATTGGACTCGTATCTGACGCTGACGGAGCTATAACTGCCATAGCTGTAGCGCTAAAACTCGGAGACATGATTAAAAACGGTGACGTCCTTGAGGGAGATGTCATAATCGCAACTCACATATGTCCAAATGCTCCAACCCAGCCTCATGAGCCTGTTCCCTTCATGGGTTCACCTGTTGATATGGCTACAATGAACAAGTTTGAGGTAGATCCCCAAATGGATGCTATATTATCTATAGATACCACTAGGGGAAACAGGATAATAAACGTTAGAGGCTTCGCCATAACTCCAACAGTAAAAGAGGGATGGATTTTAAGAGTAAGCGATGACCTTCTTGACATAATGGGCTATGTAACAGGGAGAATGCCAGCGGTTGTTCCTATAACTATGCAAGATATAACTCCTTACGGCAACGGCATCTACCACCTAAATAGCATCATGCAGCCTGCAACAGCAACAAATGCACCAGTTGTAGGAGTTGCCATCACCGCTGAGATCCCGGTTCCAGGTTGTGCTACCGGAGCAAGTCAAGCAATAGATATAGAGCTCGCTGGGAGATTTTGTATAGAGGTAGCAAAGGGATTTGGAAGAGGAAAGGTGAAGTTCTATAACGAAGAGGAGTTCAAAAGGTTAATAGAACTTTACGGTCCCATGAACCATCTGCAAGGGCTGGGGAGGCAATGCAAATGA
- a CDS encoding AroM family protein, with the protein MRLGLITIGQSPRSDVVPEMRPYIKDVEIFELGALDGLSLEEIKKLHPKEGEPVLVSRLRDGTQVKLNGNIIAQRLKECVKRLENEVDIIGLLCTGEFKELRSNKILIEPSLILTKVVEALNVERLGVLIPEPEQEEMTLRKWDGKAKEILISSVSPYTGREEDFLSAGEKLKNCDMVVLDCIGYNLKVKSLIGKITERPVLLPRTLMARVIGELLER; encoded by the coding sequence ATGAGGCTCGGCCTTATAACCATAGGTCAATCACCAAGGTCAGATGTAGTCCCAGAGATGCGACCATATATCAAAGATGTAGAGATATTCGAACTTGGCGCATTAGATGGTCTCTCCTTAGAGGAGATTAAAAAGCTTCATCCTAAAGAGGGAGAGCCAGTTTTGGTAAGTAGACTTAGGGATGGCACACAAGTTAAGCTAAACGGAAACATAATAGCCCAAAGATTAAAAGAGTGCGTGAAAAGGCTCGAAAATGAGGTAGATATAATAGGGCTATTGTGCACAGGAGAGTTTAAAGAGTTACGCTCAAATAAAATTCTAATTGAGCCATCTCTTATATTAACTAAGGTAGTTGAAGCTTTAAATGTTGAAAGACTCGGAGTGCTGATTCCCGAACCTGAACAAGAGGAGATGACCTTAAGAAAGTGGGATGGCAAGGCAAAAGAAATATTGATAAGTAGCGTATCTCCTTATACCGGAAGGGAAGAGGATTTTTTAAGCGCTGGAGAGAAACTAAAGAACTGTGACATGGTGGTTTTAGACTGCATAGGCTACAACCTAAAGGTAAAAAGCCTTATAGGGAAAATAACAGAAAGACCGGTTCTCCTACCAAGAACCCTTATGGCAAGAGTTATAGGAGAGCTCTTAGAGAGGTGA
- a CDS encoding aminopeptidase has protein sequence MKIEINRDLYSACETALRECMGVKEDEIVLIIADEEKRNIGLHLWIKAKELKTEAIYVEMLPRKMHGEEPPLPIAEAMKSADVVLAPTSKSITHTLAKKEACERGTRVATLPGITEDIFIRTLNANYEEMLKITNKVADILDEGENIEIITSLGTHLSFSIKGRKAKRSTGIYRKVGECGNLPGAEAFIAPVEGTAQGVAIIDGSMAGIGLLKKPIRLIINEGMVKTIEGGEEAEKLKDILSRYSEEAKNIGEFGIGTNPKAMISGNTLEDEKVLGTIHIAIGNNIDFGGTIKAPIHLDGVIKVPTVIVDGRPLIREGKLLI, from the coding sequence TTGAAAATAGAAATTAATAGGGATCTATATAGCGCCTGTGAGACAGCTTTAAGGGAATGCATGGGAGTAAAAGAAGATGAAATAGTGCTTATAATAGCTGACGAGGAAAAAAGAAATATAGGCTTACACCTATGGATAAAGGCAAAAGAGCTTAAAACGGAAGCAATATACGTAGAAATGTTACCGAGAAAGATGCACGGAGAAGAGCCACCCCTACCCATAGCTGAAGCTATGAAATCAGCAGATGTAGTTTTAGCACCTACCTCTAAATCCATAACGCATACCCTTGCTAAAAAGGAGGCTTGCGAACGTGGAACGAGAGTAGCAACCCTTCCTGGAATAACGGAAGACATATTTATAAGAACATTAAACGCGAACTATGAGGAAATGCTTAAGATAACTAATAAAGTGGCAGACATCCTTGACGAAGGAGAAAACATTGAAATAATAACTTCCCTTGGAACACATTTAAGCTTTTCCATAAAGGGTAGAAAGGCTAAAAGAAGCACAGGGATATATAGAAAGGTTGGAGAGTGTGGCAACCTCCCTGGAGCGGAAGCTTTCATAGCTCCGGTAGAGGGGACGGCTCAAGGAGTAGCAATTATAGATGGATCGATGGCAGGAATAGGCTTGTTAAAGAAGCCTATTCGTCTAATAATTAATGAAGGAATGGTCAAAACTATAGAAGGAGGTGAAGAGGCGGAAAAGCTCAAAGATATTCTATCGAGGTATAGCGAAGAGGCGAAAAATATAGGAGAGTTTGGTATAGGAACTAATCCAAAAGCCATGATAAGCGGAAACACTCTTGAAGATGAAAAGGTTTTGGGAACCATTCATATAGCGATAGGAAACAATATAGACTTTGGGGGAACGATCAAGGCACCAATTCATCTTGATGGTGTAATAAAGGTTCCAACAGTTATCGTAGACGGAAGACCTCTCATAAGAGAGGGTAAGCTCCTAATTTAG
- a CDS encoding OPT/YSL family transporter — MEAKGRHPSALEPAVLILNIAMAVFGAIIGLELITRLGISTNTSIIGALIAIILARVPVMALQKFLDINRQNLVQTTISGATFGAANAIFLPAAIPWLLKRPDLVMPMLIGAFLGAVVDMTILYWLFDTRAFPAKHAWPPGIATAETLLAAAQKGKRAMYLIYGMLGGGTLAYFGIPADVAGVAWIGNIWALAMFGIGLIIRGYSVKLFGIDINKYYIPHGIMIGAGVAALVQMFMVLREKKAYTREEHKEYKPSRPDKDIALGLSKGFILYIAIGLLIAVTSGLYTNMSAGMFIWWIIFAAIAALVSELMVGLSAMHAGWFPAFATALIFLTIGMLMGFPPIALGLLVGYTASTGPAFADMGYDLKTGWIIRGYGKDPALEMEGRKQQYIAELTGLVVAVIMVMILAKTYLVQDLVPPVDRVYVKTIEAGANPQIAKYLIIWAIPGAIIQAIGGPDRQIGILLATGLLILNPLAGFTVLAALGIRLLVLSKYKQEGQNVLYVLGAGFIAGATLVSFFRSTLRLGRK, encoded by the coding sequence ATGGAAGCGAAAGGAAGACACCCATCAGCGCTTGAGCCTGCGGTCCTTATACTTAACATAGCGATGGCCGTATTCGGAGCCATAATAGGGCTTGAACTTATAACTCGTTTAGGTATATCAACCAATACCTCAATTATCGGTGCCTTAATAGCTATTATCCTTGCAAGGGTTCCGGTTATGGCTTTACAGAAGTTCTTAGATATTAATAGGCAAAACTTGGTTCAAACCACGATATCAGGAGCAACCTTCGGAGCAGCAAATGCCATATTCCTGCCAGCAGCGATACCTTGGCTTCTTAAAAGACCTGACCTTGTTATGCCTATGTTAATAGGGGCCTTCTTAGGAGCAGTAGTAGACATGACCATACTTTATTGGCTTTTCGATACAAGAGCTTTCCCAGCAAAACATGCTTGGCCACCAGGAATCGCTACAGCTGAGACCCTTCTTGCAGCCGCCCAAAAGGGTAAAAGAGCTATGTATCTCATATATGGAATGCTTGGTGGGGGAACCCTAGCTTATTTTGGCATACCTGCTGACGTAGCTGGAGTAGCTTGGATAGGGAATATATGGGCTTTAGCGATGTTCGGCATAGGCTTAATAATTAGAGGATACTCAGTTAAGCTATTTGGCATCGATATTAATAAGTACTACATACCTCATGGGATAATGATAGGTGCCGGTGTAGCAGCCTTAGTCCAGATGTTCATGGTCTTGCGCGAGAAAAAAGCTTATACTAGAGAAGAGCATAAAGAGTACAAGCCCTCGAGACCTGATAAAGACATAGCTCTGGGCTTAAGCAAAGGTTTCATACTATACATAGCTATAGGCCTGCTTATAGCTGTTACCAGCGGATTATATACGAATATGTCAGCAGGAATGTTTATATGGTGGATAATATTTGCGGCTATAGCAGCGCTTGTTTCTGAGCTTATGGTGGGGCTTTCAGCAATGCATGCGGGGTGGTTCCCAGCTTTCGCAACGGCATTAATATTCCTAACCATAGGAATGCTTATGGGATTTCCACCCATAGCTTTAGGCTTACTTGTAGGATACACGGCTTCAACTGGACCGGCTTTTGCAGACATGGGATACGACCTTAAAACTGGTTGGATAATAAGAGGATATGGAAAAGACCCAGCCCTAGAAATGGAAGGAAGGAAACAACAATATATAGCTGAGTTAACAGGACTTGTAGTAGCAGTCATCATGGTAATGATTTTAGCCAAAACATACTTAGTTCAGGATCTTGTACCCCCTGTTGACAGAGTATACGTTAAGACCATAGAAGCTGGAGCTAACCCTCAAATAGCTAAATATCTAATCATATGGGCTATACCTGGAGCTATAATACAGGCAATTGGCGGACCGGATAGACAGATAGGAATACTACTCGCTACAGGTCTTCTAATATTAAACCCCTTAGCTGGTTTCACAGTACTTGCGGCCTTAGGAATCAGGCTTTTGGTCTTAAGCAAATATAAGCAGGAAGGACAAAACGTCCTTTATGTTCTTGGAGCAGGCTTTATAGCGGGAGCCACACTTGTTAGCTTCTTCAGATCAACACTAAGGCTTGGAAGGAAGTGA
- a CDS encoding aminopeptidase, whose protein sequence is MTLYEFELGLAAKKLVRDILDVQPDEIVAITADTLSSEAVANATARAVFEAGAKPMTIWVATPLGVGKAADPMLPQKALIGALNNADVWIEFNYQWLLYSTVFDRVIAENKNLRYICLVGMNPDMMVRVIGRVDIKVLAQFLKTIAEITMKGKHVRVTTPAGTDVEFDNHPQRPPIVHSGYIPKGTYGMLPGQISWTPKLETIKGYIVFDGSIYPPIGLLKEPIKLTIEKGRIVKIEGGREARELESWIKSFNDPNMYQLAHISYGFNPGAKLTGDIVEDERVWGATEWGIGNIGPRLVPDIPGGVPAASHTDGICLNSSVWIDGVQITDKGVVVNPPELVELAKRIKK, encoded by the coding sequence ATGACCCTTTACGAGTTTGAGCTTGGGCTTGCAGCAAAAAAGCTCGTTAGAGATATACTTGATGTTCAACCTGATGAAATAGTAGCGATAACAGCAGATACGCTATCCAGCGAAGCTGTGGCTAACGCCACCGCAAGAGCAGTTTTCGAAGCTGGAGCAAAACCTATGACCATATGGGTTGCCACACCCTTGGGGGTTGGAAAAGCCGCTGATCCGATGCTTCCTCAAAAAGCCTTAATAGGAGCCTTAAACAATGCAGATGTATGGATAGAGTTTAACTACCAGTGGCTCTTATACTCAACGGTATTTGATAGGGTGATTGCGGAAAACAAAAACCTAAGATATATATGCCTTGTGGGAATGAACCCAGATATGATGGTAAGAGTCATAGGAAGGGTGGATATAAAGGTTTTAGCACAATTCCTAAAAACGATTGCAGAGATAACTATGAAAGGGAAACACGTGAGAGTAACAACACCCGCTGGAACAGATGTGGAATTTGATAATCACCCGCAAAGGCCACCTATAGTTCACTCAGGATACATACCTAAAGGGACCTATGGAATGCTACCTGGACAGATAAGCTGGACACCCAAGCTCGAGACTATAAAAGGGTACATAGTTTTCGATGGCTCCATATATCCACCTATAGGGTTGCTAAAAGAACCTATTAAACTAACCATCGAGAAGGGCAGAATAGTAAAAATAGAAGGGGGAAGAGAGGCAAGGGAGCTTGAAAGCTGGATCAAAAGCTTTAACGATCCAAACATGTATCAGTTAGCCCACATTTCTTATGGGTTTAATCCGGGAGCAAAACTTACCGGTGATATAGTTGAAGATGAAAGAGTATGGGGAGCAACCGAATGGGGAATAGGAAACATAGGTCCCAGATTAGTTCCAGATATACCAGGAGGGGTACCTGCAGCCTCCCATACCGATGGAATATGCTTAAATTCATCAGTATGGATCGATGGAGTTCAAATAACAGATAAAGGGGTCGTAGTAAACCCACCTGAGCTTGTTGAACTTGCAAAAAGGATAAAGAAATAG